In Humulus lupulus chromosome 6, drHumLupu1.1, whole genome shotgun sequence, a single genomic region encodes these proteins:
- the LOC133783179 gene encoding pentatricopeptide repeat-containing protein At2g18940, chloroplastic-like isoform X2: protein MEGSLFPSRPVYPTPSNKPTQPNFPPWKLNPTTAQPPPPPPPPTQSPSPSSFPIDSLLQHLLHLSSSPKTPHTVKPVKPHHFSNAHLRSLKLSVDSTQKQLENGGYEKPTSVLVSQLEEDEEEGRLETGFLEFLTTKVC from the exons ATGGAGGGTTCCCTCTTCCCCTCAAGACCTGTATATCCCACCCCTTCAAATAAACCAACCCAACCAAACTTCCCGCCATGGAAGCTCAATCCAACAACAGCCCAACctccacctccaccacctcctcctacTCAATCCCCATCTCCATCCTCATTCCCCATTGATTCTCTCCTCCAACACCTTCTACACCTTTCTTCGTCTCCAAAAACTCCTCACACTGTTAAACCTGTGAAGCCACATCATTTCAGCAATGCCCATTTGCGTTCTCTTAAACTTTCGGTTGATTCTACTCAGAAACAGCTTGAAAATGGCGGTTACGAAAAACCCACATCGGTTTTGGTCTCTCAGCTGGAGGAGGACGAAGAAGAAGGTCGTTTGGAAACTGGGTTCCTTGAGTTTCTCACAACAAAGG TCTGTTGA
- the LOC133785989 gene encoding uncharacterized protein LOC133785989 → MVRTRGAHSKKTPTNLSKPLSETPDSTALSSASALPKSVSTPSSFAGTTPKMKPRKKTTPVPTATPLVFPDVDAAVPVSSPPPKGVVTEKESVIPSSQSAPTNNTRASEKGSVKPSPPKKSSLPPKTYAKGFLKRKTPSESTVSLSSVKKRLKDNPPSPSTSEADEEEETVAEESTEDIPEKVVSHKELSQEPEEAATDSKPREEEDVASSDPDVDTVPSPVAAVPSPVVTKPSSKGKGKKPISRSSTPLTKSVVKFQPHSYSFCYNDNERDMMLYAHRKFLPERNFVLSDHRSFGVLILLQTREWVGSLVKLSGYVERVVKEFYANLTHDVLDPKSPHFEKVYVRGQWYSFTPKDIAITLQIPIATVEDQAAETLDRDEVLSELVGQRMQWSPNTVLLVTNLTNTYVVLHKFATTNWKPTSHTNTISFV, encoded by the coding sequence ATGGTGAGGACCAGAGGAGCACACTCAAAGAAAACTCCAACCAATCTCTCGAAACCTCTGTCTGAAACACCTGACAGCACAGCCTTGTCGTCTGCCTCTGCTCTTCCCAAGTCCGTCTCGACGCCTAGTTCATTTGCGGGGACAACACCCAAAATGAAGCCGCGTAAGAAGACAACTCCGGTTCCCACGGCGACCCCTCTGGTGTTCCCCGATGTTGATGCTGCTGTCCCTGTGTCGTCACCACCACCTAAAGGGGTGGTGACCGAAAAGGAATCTGTTATTCCTTCTTCTCAGAGCGCTCCAACCAACAATACTAGGGCATCCGAAAAAGGGTCTGTCAAACCCTCTCCACCAAAGAAGTCGTCTCTCCCACCAAAGACATATGCCAAAGGTTTTTTGAAGAGGAAAACGCCCTCCGAATCGACTGTCTCTCTATCCTCGGTCAAGAAACGTCTCAAGGACAACCCACCATCACCGTCCACTTCTGAGgcagatgaagaagaagaaacagTGGCTGAAGAATCCACAGAAGATATCCCAGAGAAAGTGGTCTCTCACAAAGAGCTGTCTCAGGAACCTGAAGAAGCAGCCACCGACTCTAAGCCAAGGGAAGAGGAAGATGTTGCGTCGTCTGATCCAGATGTGGACACAGTCCCAAGCCCTGTCGCCGCTGTTCCCAGTCCTGTGGTAACAAAACCCTCATCCAAGGGGAAAGGCAAGAAACCCATCTCTCGGTCTAGTACTCCTCTTACTAAGTCAGTGGTAAAATTTCAACCTCACTCTTATTCCTTCTGTTATAATGATAATGAACGAGATATGATGTTGTATGCCCATCGTAAGTTCCTTCCCGAGAGGAATTTTGTTCTTAGTGATCATAGGTCCTTCGGAGTTCTCATCTTGCTTCAAACCCGTGAGTGGGTTGGGTCCCTGGTGAAGCTGTCTGGCTATGTGGAGCGTGTTGTGAAGGAGTTTTATGCCAATCTTACCCATGATGTGCTTGATCCAAAGTCCCCTCACTTCGAAAAGGTTTATGTCCGCGGACAATGGTACTCCTTCACTCCTAAAGATATTGCAATCACACTCCAAATTCCGATTGCAACTGTTGAAGACCAAGCTGCTGAAACACTTGATCGCGATGAAGTATTGTCCGAGCTCGTGGGACAACGAATGCAGTGGTCTCCCAACACTGTTCTGCTGGTCACCAACCTGACAAATACGTATGTTGTGCTCCACAAGTTTGCCACTACAAACTGGAAGCCTACGTCTCACACTAACACAATTTCttttgtgtag
- the LOC133783179 gene encoding pentatricopeptide repeat-containing protein At2g18940, chloroplastic-like isoform X3: protein MEGSLFPSRPVYPTPSNKPTQPNFPPWKLNPTTAQPPPPPPPPTQSPSPSSFPIDSLLQHLLHLSSSPKTPHTVKPVKPHHFSNAHLRSLKLSVDSTQKQLENGGYEKPTSVLVSQLEEDEEEGRLETGFLEFLTTKG, encoded by the exons ATGGAGGGTTCCCTCTTCCCCTCAAGACCTGTATATCCCACCCCTTCAAATAAACCAACCCAACCAAACTTCCCGCCATGGAAGCTCAATCCAACAACAGCCCAACctccacctccaccacctcctcctacTCAATCCCCATCTCCATCCTCATTCCCCATTGATTCTCTCCTCCAACACCTTCTACACCTTTCTTCGTCTCCAAAAACTCCTCACACTGTTAAACCTGTGAAGCCACATCATTTCAGCAATGCCCATTTGCGTTCTCTTAAACTTTCGGTTGATTCTACTCAGAAACAGCTTGAAAATGGCGGTTACGAAAAACCCACATCGGTTTTGGTCTCTCAGCTGGAGGAGGACGAAGAAGAAGGTCGTTTGGAAACTGGGTTCCTTGAGTTTCTCACAACAAAGG GTTGA
- the LOC133783179 gene encoding pentatricopeptide repeat-containing protein At2g18940, chloroplastic-like isoform X1 gives MEGSLFPSRPVYPTPSNKPTQPNFPPWKLNPTTAQPPPPPPPPTQSPSPSSFPIDSLLQHLLHLSSSPKTPHTVKPVKPHHFSNAHLRSLKLSVDSTQKQLENGGYEKPTSVLVSQLEEDEEEGRLETGFLEFLTTKGLLEEVLALLFVGILAWAYQAI, from the exons ATGGAGGGTTCCCTCTTCCCCTCAAGACCTGTATATCCCACCCCTTCAAATAAACCAACCCAACCAAACTTCCCGCCATGGAAGCTCAATCCAACAACAGCCCAACctccacctccaccacctcctcctacTCAATCCCCATCTCCATCCTCATTCCCCATTGATTCTCTCCTCCAACACCTTCTACACCTTTCTTCGTCTCCAAAAACTCCTCACACTGTTAAACCTGTGAAGCCACATCATTTCAGCAATGCCCATTTGCGTTCTCTTAAACTTTCGGTTGATTCTACTCAGAAACAGCTTGAAAATGGCGGTTACGAAAAACCCACATCGGTTTTGGTCTCTCAGCTGGAGGAGGACGAAGAAGAAGGTCGTTTGGAAACTGGGTTCCTTGAGTTTCTCACAACAAAGG GATTGCTTGAGGAAGTACTAGCTTTATTGTTTGTGGGCATTCTTGCTTGGGCATATCAAGCAATCTGA